A section of the Alkalihalobacillus sp. LMS39 genome encodes:
- the fliJ gene encoding flagellar export protein FliJ, which produces MTFQYTLQKVLEMKEKEKQTKQLDYHEAAQTFEDTATALYNLLKKREKIEDGYREQLSSGMPVHELLQHQTLIMRLQQEIEQQQFKTNIAREQMYQKQDMLTKSAIEFKTYEKMKENKHEEYMLAQKAEENKLMDEIAVQLYANR; this is translated from the coding sequence ATGACCTTTCAATATACGTTGCAAAAAGTATTAGAAATGAAAGAAAAAGAAAAACAGACGAAGCAGCTTGATTATCATGAAGCAGCGCAAACGTTTGAAGACACAGCGACAGCTTTATATAACTTGTTAAAAAAACGGGAAAAAATTGAGGATGGCTACCGAGAACAGCTGTCTTCAGGAATGCCAGTTCATGAATTGTTGCAACATCAAACATTAATCATGCGATTACAACAGGAAATTGAGCAACAGCAATTTAAAACAAATATCGCACGAGAACAAATGTATCAAAAACAAGATATGTTAACTAAATCAGCGATTGAATTTAAAACCTATGAAAAAATGAAAGAAAATAAACATGAGGAATATATGCTAGCACAAAAAGCGGAAGAAAATAAACTCATGGATGAAATAGCCGTTCAGTTATATGCAAACCGCTAA
- the fliI gene encoding flagellar protein export ATPase FliI → MNAHSVISEIQTIDSLKWYGKVTRVVGLTIESRGPQASIGDLCYIHVGKQKKSKVMAEVVGFRDENVLLMPLNGTNDISPGSLVEGTNKPLQIKVGSNLIGKIIDGCGQPLDGTELPGGLSSFPTDNNPPNPLKRPRISEQMGLGVRAIDSLLTVGKGQRIGIFAGSGVGKSTLLSMITKNSEADINVIALIGERGREVKDFIERDLGEEGLKRTVLVVATSDQPALMRIKGAMTATAIAEYFRNQGLDVNLMMDSVTRFAMAQREIGLAIGEPPTTKGYTPSVFAMLPRLLERSGTDATGSITAFYTVLVDGDDFNEPISDAVRGILDGHFILDRKLANKGQFPAINILRSVSRVMHDIASPDHLHAAEQLRTLLASYYDSEDLINIGAYKRGTSKQVDEAIRMYPQIISFLKQGTEEHISFDESKHQLVQDFGKGEKR, encoded by the coding sequence GTGAACGCGCATAGTGTGATATCTGAAATTCAAACCATTGACTCGTTAAAATGGTATGGAAAAGTAACAAGGGTAGTTGGATTGACGATTGAATCAAGAGGGCCTCAAGCTTCGATCGGAGACCTGTGTTATATCCATGTCGGCAAGCAAAAAAAATCAAAAGTGATGGCTGAAGTTGTAGGCTTTCGTGATGAAAATGTGTTGTTAATGCCACTTAACGGAACAAATGATATTTCTCCAGGGAGCTTAGTTGAAGGAACAAATAAACCATTACAAATTAAAGTGGGCTCAAATTTGATTGGGAAAATTATAGATGGGTGTGGACAACCTCTAGATGGAACAGAACTTCCTGGAGGGTTATCTTCTTTTCCGACGGATAATAATCCGCCAAACCCATTAAAAAGACCGCGAATTTCTGAACAAATGGGCTTAGGTGTAAGAGCGATTGACTCGTTATTAACGGTTGGAAAAGGACAGCGTATCGGAATTTTTGCAGGAAGTGGAGTGGGGAAAAGTACACTTCTTTCCATGATTACGAAAAACTCTGAAGCTGATATTAATGTCATTGCATTAATTGGAGAGCGTGGTCGTGAGGTAAAAGACTTTATCGAACGTGACCTTGGCGAAGAAGGATTAAAACGTACGGTATTAGTTGTTGCCACATCAGACCAACCTGCTTTAATGCGAATAAAAGGAGCCATGACCGCGACGGCGATTGCAGAATATTTCCGAAATCAAGGTTTAGATGTGAACCTAATGATGGATTCGGTGACGCGATTTGCGATGGCCCAGCGTGAAATCGGATTAGCTATCGGAGAACCCCCTACAACAAAAGGGTATACACCATCAGTTTTTGCGATGCTTCCTCGTTTGTTAGAACGATCAGGGACAGATGCAACAGGTTCGATTACAGCGTTTTACACCGTTTTAGTGGATGGCGACGATTTTAATGAACCTATTTCTGATGCGGTCCGAGGGATCTTAGATGGTCATTTTATTTTAGACCGCAAATTGGCGAATAAAGGCCAGTTTCCAGCGATTAATATACTCAGAAGTGTGAGTCGTGTCATGCACGACATTGCTTCTCCAGACCATTTACATGCAGCAGAACAATTACGAACGTTATTAGCTTCGTATTATGACTCAGAAGATTTAATAAATATCGGAGCTTATAAAAGAGGGACATCCAAGCAAGTTGATGAAGCGATTCGAATGTATCCTCAAATTATTTCATTTTTAAAACAAGGCACAGAAGAACATATTTCCTTTGATGAGTCGAAACATCAGTTAGTTCAAGACTTTGGGAAAGGAGAGAAACGATGA
- the fliH gene encoding flagellar assembly protein FliH, with the protein MSKLIKSPFTNAKKEEFVQIGIKPIQTQACNDEFEMDEQEHMYTNVSEEANQLIEQAKADAAEIIANAERQAEEMRQQLDLYQQQVHEQLEQLQREAQEVGYNEGFEHGLDAGKAACEQDFNQAKAVIASSKQDYHNRVEQAEPVIIDIALAICQKMMPGVISQLDDAWMVILKEAIKEVRDREDVTLYIHPVMYERTLSHKEEISSLLSQTQELYIYPDSQLDEQGCIIETPFGRIDASVDSQLTEIKARLHEKLKEASTSERA; encoded by the coding sequence TTGTCTAAGCTCATTAAGTCGCCTTTTACGAACGCCAAAAAAGAAGAATTCGTCCAAATAGGAATTAAACCAATTCAAACCCAAGCATGTAACGACGAGTTTGAAATGGACGAACAAGAGCATATGTACACAAATGTGTCAGAAGAAGCTAATCAGCTTATTGAACAAGCCAAAGCTGATGCGGCAGAAATCATTGCAAATGCAGAACGACAAGCTGAAGAAATGAGACAACAGCTCGACTTATATCAACAGCAAGTTCATGAGCAACTAGAACAATTGCAAAGAGAAGCACAAGAAGTTGGTTATAATGAAGGATTTGAACACGGGTTAGATGCCGGAAAAGCAGCATGTGAACAGGACTTTAATCAAGCTAAAGCGGTTATCGCTTCCTCTAAGCAGGACTATCACAATCGAGTAGAACAGGCAGAGCCCGTTATTATCGACATCGCTTTAGCAATATGCCAAAAAATGATGCCAGGCGTCATTTCTCAGTTAGATGATGCATGGATGGTCATTTTGAAAGAAGCGATTAAAGAAGTGAGAGATAGGGAAGATGTAACGTTATATATCCATCCGGTGATGTATGAACGGACCTTATCCCATAAAGAAGAAATTAGTAGTTTATTAAGTCAAACACAAGAATTGTATATTTATCCTGATTCTCAGCTCGATGAACAAGGATGTATAATCGAAACTCCGTTTGGTCGTATCGATGCGAGTGTTGATAGCCAACTTACTGAAATAAAGGCGAGACTTCATGAAAAACTGAAGGAGGCTTCGACAAGTGAACGCGCATAG
- the fliG gene encoding flagellar motor switch protein FliG, which yields MKDTKKNSKLSGKQKAAILLISLGPDVSAQVYKHLSEEEIEKLTLEIANVRKVESNTKEEIVEQFHQLVLAQDYISQGGIGYAKNVLEKALGENEAMEIINRLTSTLQVRPFDFARKADASQILNFIQNEHPQTIALILSYLESVQAGQILSELPQEVQADVAKRIALMDSTSPEIVNEVESILEQKLSATVTQDYTETGGIEAVVEVLNGVDRSTERTILDALEIQDPELAEEIKKRMFVFEDIVTLDNRSIQRVIRDVENEDLQLSLKVASDEVKEVIFSNMSQRMADTFKEEMEFMGPVRLRDVEEAQSRIVAIVRRLEEAGEIVIARGGGDDIIV from the coding sequence TTGAAGGACACAAAGAAAAATTCGAAACTATCTGGCAAACAAAAAGCGGCTATCCTCCTAATTTCATTAGGGCCAGATGTTTCTGCACAAGTCTATAAACATTTAAGTGAAGAGGAAATTGAAAAACTCACTTTGGAAATTGCGAATGTACGTAAGGTTGAAAGCAACACGAAGGAAGAAATCGTCGAGCAATTTCATCAATTAGTATTAGCGCAAGATTATATTTCCCAAGGTGGAATTGGCTATGCGAAAAACGTTCTTGAAAAAGCATTAGGTGAAAACGAAGCGATGGAAATTATTAACCGATTAACATCGACTTTACAAGTTCGTCCTTTTGATTTTGCAAGAAAAGCTGATGCATCCCAAATTTTAAACTTTATTCAAAATGAACATCCACAAACGATTGCTCTAATTTTATCTTATTTAGAATCAGTACAAGCAGGACAAATTCTTTCTGAGCTTCCACAAGAAGTTCAAGCAGATGTTGCAAAGCGAATTGCGTTAATGGATAGCACATCACCTGAAATTGTAAATGAAGTCGAAAGTATTCTCGAACAAAAATTATCCGCGACTGTTACGCAAGATTACACAGAGACTGGTGGAATTGAAGCGGTTGTGGAAGTATTAAATGGTGTAGATCGAAGTACGGAAAGAACAATTTTAGATGCACTTGAAATTCAAGACCCAGAACTTGCAGAAGAAATTAAGAAGAGAATGTTTGTCTTTGAAGATATTGTCACTCTTGATAATCGTTCGATTCAACGTGTTATCCGTGATGTAGAAAATGAAGATTTACAGCTTTCACTTAAAGTGGCAAGTGATGAAGTGAAGGAAGTTATCTTTAGTAATATGTCTCAGCGTATGGCAGATACGTTCAAAGAGGAAATGGAATTTATGGGTCCTGTTAGACTTCGAGATGTAGAAGAAGCGCAGTCGCGAATTGTAGCGATTGTTCGTCGTCTTGAAGAGGCAGGTGAAATCGTAATCGCGCGTGGCGGAGGAGATGATATTATTGTCTAA
- the fliF gene encoding flagellar basal-body MS-ring/collar protein FliF, which translates to MNENLTLYKEKIGTFWKSRTMSQKGMMIGSVALLLLLFGLLAFFGTRSNFVPLYSNLTVQETGQIKETLDARGIQSQISHNGTTISVPEPMVDTLKVELAAEGIPNSGSIDYGTFKDGMGFGMTDNEFSVVERAAIQTELGNLIRNVDGVSSANVMITLPEESLWVTDTPNAASASIVVNTAPGYQIDAKQVRALYHLVSKSVPNLPIENIVIMNQMFEHLEYLDDSAVGSSLTAYEQQRSIKRDVEQDIQRQLQQMLGTIMGHDKVLVSVSTDIDFTQENRQEDLVTPVDEENMAGLAVSIERVTETYSGEDMGEGGIAGVGEGIPNYPGVIGGGVGDYERIEERINNDVNRIRRDIVESPYRIRDIGLQVMVEPPNPEDPLSLPQERINDIQQILGTIVRTSIDSNIADNLTDDEINQKIFVSAQPFNGKPVLEPVVQPMIPTWMYVVGGVLVAIIVLLVILLVRRKKAAQEETEEVEVQPTMAREIPDLPNDDDSEMAVKRKQLEKLAKDKPDDFAKLVRTWLTED; encoded by the coding sequence ATGAACGAGAATCTTACATTATATAAAGAGAAAATAGGGACTTTTTGGAAAAGTAGAACGATGAGTCAAAAAGGAATGATGATCGGTTCAGTTGCGCTATTACTTTTATTATTTGGTTTACTAGCTTTTTTTGGTACCCGTTCAAACTTTGTGCCCCTATACAGTAATTTAACTGTACAAGAAACTGGTCAAATTAAGGAAACACTTGATGCCAGAGGGATTCAGTCACAAATTTCACATAATGGGACAACAATTAGTGTACCAGAGCCGATGGTTGACACATTAAAAGTAGAGTTAGCAGCTGAAGGAATTCCGAATAGCGGAAGTATTGATTATGGAACGTTTAAAGATGGTATGGGTTTTGGTATGACTGATAATGAATTTTCAGTTGTAGAGAGAGCAGCGATTCAAACGGAATTAGGAAACTTAATTCGTAATGTTGATGGTGTTTCAAGTGCGAATGTCATGATTACATTACCAGAGGAAAGTTTGTGGGTTACAGATACACCGAATGCAGCATCTGCATCGATTGTTGTTAACACGGCTCCAGGATATCAAATAGATGCCAAGCAAGTTCGGGCACTTTACCATTTAGTATCAAAAAGTGTACCGAATCTTCCAATTGAAAATATCGTGATTATGAACCAAATGTTTGAACACCTTGAGTATTTAGACGATTCAGCTGTTGGTTCTTCACTTACAGCATATGAGCAACAACGTTCAATCAAACGTGATGTTGAGCAAGATATTCAACGTCAATTACAACAAATGCTTGGGACGATAATGGGTCATGATAAAGTATTAGTTTCTGTCTCAACGGATATTGACTTTACTCAAGAAAATCGTCAAGAAGATTTAGTGACGCCAGTAGATGAAGAAAATATGGCTGGATTAGCTGTAAGTATAGAGAGAGTAACCGAAACGTATTCAGGAGAAGACATGGGTGAAGGAGGAATTGCTGGAGTTGGTGAAGGCATTCCGAATTATCCAGGAGTTATTGGTGGTGGTGTAGGTGACTATGAAAGAATTGAAGAACGAATTAACAATGATGTGAATCGAATTCGTCGTGATATCGTTGAAAGCCCGTATCGTATAAGAGATATCGGCTTACAAGTCATGGTGGAACCACCCAATCCTGAAGACCCACTATCTTTACCGCAAGAACGAATTAATGATATTCAACAGATTTTAGGTACGATTGTTCGTACAAGTATTGATAGTAATATTGCAGATAACTTAACAGATGATGAAATCAATCAAAAAATATTCGTATCAGCACAACCATTTAATGGGAAACCAGTGCTAGAACCTGTTGTTCAACCTATGATTCCAACATGGATGTATGTTGTCGGCGGAGTGCTTGTGGCGATTATCGTTTTATTAGTTATTTTACTTGTTCGTCGTAAAAAAGCAGCTCAAGAAGAAACAGAAGAAGTTGAAGTTCAGCCAACTATGGCAAGAGAGATTCCTGATTTACCGAATGATGATGATAGTGAGATGGCAGTAAAACGAAAACAGTTAGAGAAATTAGCAAAAGACAAACCAGATGATTTTGCGAAACTAGTTCGAACTTGGTTAACTGAAGATTAG
- the fliE gene encoding flagellar hook-basal body complex protein FliE, which translates to MNINKIQSPFVLPRGLEVKQTPAEAHTKFKQALSDALQNVNKVQNESAKATEALARGEIDDLHNVMITGQKASLTLQATVEVRNKVIEAYQEVMRMQV; encoded by the coding sequence ATGAACATTAATAAAATTCAGTCTCCGTTTGTATTGCCGCGTGGTTTAGAGGTGAAACAAACACCAGCAGAAGCTCATACTAAATTTAAACAAGCATTAAGCGATGCACTTCAAAATGTAAATAAAGTGCAAAATGAATCAGCTAAAGCAACCGAGGCATTAGCTAGGGGCGAAATTGATGACTTACACAATGTAATGATTACAGGACAAAAAGCTTCCTTAACATTACAGGCGACAGTAGAAGTTCGAAATAAAGTGATTGAAGCATACCAAGAAGTAATGAGAATGCAAGTATAA
- the flgC gene encoding flagellar basal body rod protein FlgC produces MTIFSGFNTTASALTAQRLRMDVVSSNMANADTTRANFVNGEWQPYRRKMVVLQPNQQHFSSHLQKAMGKSDQAGEGVKVSRIVEDQSPFKLVYDPFHPDANAEGYVQLPNVDPLKETVDLMSATRSYEANVTTLNATKNMLMKALEIGR; encoded by the coding sequence ATGACGATTTTTAGTGGGTTTAATACAACAGCTTCAGCTTTAACGGCTCAACGTTTGAGAATGGATGTTGTGTCATCAAACATGGCGAATGCAGACACAACACGAGCAAATTTTGTAAATGGAGAGTGGCAACCTTATCGTAGGAAGATGGTTGTGCTACAACCGAACCAACAACACTTCTCTTCCCATTTACAAAAAGCAATGGGAAAAAGCGACCAAGCTGGTGAAGGTGTGAAAGTTTCAAGAATCGTTGAAGACCAATCTCCCTTTAAGCTTGTTTACGACCCATTTCATCCAGATGCGAACGCAGAAGGATATGTTCAATTACCAAACGTGGATCCATTAAAGGAAACAGTTGATTTAATGAGTGCAACACGTTCATATGAAGCCAATGTAACAACATTAAATGCAACGAAAAATATGTTAATGAAGGCCCTAGAAATTGGGCGTTAA
- the flgB gene encoding flagellar basal body rod protein FlgB: MNLFSSSAFHTLEKAIDGSALRQKTIANNIANVDTPNYKAKNVEFKHTLNRELENSSFNANRTDHRHIEFSTGKQRQAFVTANNNTMYNHNLNNVDIDHEMAELAKNQIYYNALIDRLNGRFKSLETVIKGGR; the protein is encoded by the coding sequence ATGAATCTTTTCTCGAGTTCTGCATTTCATACACTTGAGAAAGCCATTGATGGATCAGCTTTACGACAAAAAACAATCGCAAATAATATCGCAAATGTCGATACACCAAACTACAAAGCGAAAAATGTCGAATTCAAACATACGTTAAACCGTGAGTTGGAAAATAGTTCTTTTAACGCGAATCGAACGGACCATAGACATATCGAATTTAGTACAGGAAAACAAAGACAAGCTTTTGTAACGGCCAATAACAACACGATGTACAATCACAACTTGAACAATGTAGACATTGACCATGAAATGGCAGAGCTTGCAAAAAACCAAATCTATTATAATGCGTTAATTGATCGCTTGAATGGTAGATTTAAAAGCCTTGAGACCGTTATAAAAGGAGGTAGATAG
- the codY gene encoding GTP-sensing pleiotropic transcriptional regulator CodY, whose amino-acid sequence MDLLSRTRKINEMLQKSGGQHVNFRDMAETLRDVISANIFVVSRRGKLLGFAIKQEIENERMKKMLEERQFPEVYTTNLFKLDETSANLDINSEYTAFPVENKDLFSTGLTTIVPILGGGQRLGTLILARLNDSFNNDDLILAEYGATVVGMEILHEKTQEIEEEARSKAVVQMAISSLSYSELEAVEHIFEELDGKEGLLVASKIADRVGITRSVIVNALRKLESAGVIESRSLGMKGTYIKVLNDKFLAELEKLKTN is encoded by the coding sequence ATGGATTTATTATCAAGAACGAGAAAAATTAATGAAATGTTACAAAAATCAGGCGGACAGCACGTAAATTTTAGAGATATGGCGGAAACGTTACGTGATGTTATAAGTGCCAATATTTTTGTTGTTAGTCGCCGTGGGAAATTATTAGGGTTTGCGATTAAACAAGAAATCGAAAATGAACGAATGAAGAAAATGTTAGAAGAACGCCAATTTCCTGAAGTGTATACAACGAACTTATTTAAATTAGATGAAACAAGTGCCAATTTAGATATTAATAGTGAGTACACGGCATTCCCTGTTGAGAATAAAGATTTATTTTCAACAGGCTTAACGACGATTGTCCCTATCCTTGGTGGAGGACAAAGATTAGGAACATTAATATTAGCCAGATTAAATGATTCCTTTAATAATGATGATTTAATCTTAGCTGAATATGGCGCTACAGTTGTAGGTATGGAAATTTTACATGAAAAGACACAAGAAATTGAAGAAGAAGCAAGAAGTAAAGCTGTTGTTCAAATGGCGATTTCATCTTTATCCTATAGTGAATTAGAAGCTGTTGAGCATATTTTTGAAGAATTAGACGGAAAAGAAGGCTTGCTTGTTGCAAGTAAAATTGCGGACCGAGTTGGGATTACACGTTCAGTTATCGTCAATGCATTACGAAAATTAGAAAGTGCTGGTGTGATTGAATCAAGATCACTGGGAATGAAAGGCACATATATAAAAGTTTTGAACGATAAATTTTTAGCAGAACTAGAAAAATTAAAAACAAATTAA
- the hslU gene encoding ATP-dependent protease ATPase subunit HslU: MESQLTPRQIVERLDQYIVGQDAAKRSVAIALRNRYRRGKLEEKLRDEVTPKNILMIGPTGVGKTEIARRLAKLVGAPFSKVEATKFTEVGYVGRDVESMVRDLVETSIRLVKEEKMVSVKDKAEENANRRIVDLLVPTAKKQTQYKNPLEMLFGNQGQQEESQPEPEQTDANQRKKQMAHQLALGELEDWMVTIEVEEQSQNFLDMFQGAGMEQMGINMQDMLGGMMPKRKKKRKLTVADARKVLTDEEAQKLIDMDEVTQDAVNRAEQLGIIFIDEIDKVAGKNQNSADVSREGVQRDILPIVEGSTVVTKYGPVRTDHILFIAAGAFHMAKPSDLIPELQGRFPIRVELSNLTVDDFKRILIEPNNALIKQYTALLETEGIKVEFSDDAIHKIATIATDVNQDTENIGARRLHTLLEKLLEDLSFEAPDINLAEIKITPQYVEEKLASIAKNRDLSQYIL; this comes from the coding sequence ATGGAAAGCCAATTAACACCTAGACAAATTGTTGAGCGACTTGATCAATACATAGTAGGGCAAGATGCAGCAAAACGTTCGGTTGCAATTGCATTAAGAAATCGTTATCGTCGTGGAAAATTAGAAGAAAAATTACGAGATGAAGTAACACCGAAAAATATTTTAATGATTGGACCAACAGGTGTAGGGAAAACTGAAATTGCCAGAAGGTTAGCAAAATTAGTTGGAGCTCCATTTAGCAAAGTGGAAGCAACAAAATTCACAGAAGTTGGTTATGTAGGACGCGATGTAGAATCAATGGTTCGTGATTTAGTTGAAACGTCTATTCGTTTAGTGAAGGAAGAAAAAATGGTCAGTGTAAAAGACAAAGCTGAGGAAAATGCGAATCGCAGAATCGTTGACTTGCTTGTACCAACCGCTAAAAAACAAACACAATACAAAAATCCATTAGAAATGTTGTTTGGAAATCAAGGACAACAAGAAGAATCCCAACCAGAACCAGAGCAAACCGATGCAAACCAACGGAAAAAGCAAATGGCTCATCAGTTAGCATTAGGAGAGCTCGAGGATTGGATGGTGACGATTGAAGTAGAAGAACAATCGCAAAACTTCCTTGATATGTTTCAAGGGGCTGGTATGGAACAAATGGGCATCAATATGCAAGATATGTTAGGTGGAATGATGCCAAAGCGAAAGAAAAAACGGAAGTTGACTGTTGCTGATGCTAGAAAAGTATTAACGGATGAAGAAGCACAAAAATTAATTGATATGGATGAAGTGACACAAGATGCTGTGAATCGTGCAGAACAATTAGGAATTATTTTTATTGATGAAATTGATAAAGTGGCAGGAAAAAATCAAAATTCTGCCGATGTATCTAGAGAAGGGGTACAACGAGATATTCTTCCAATTGTCGAAGGTTCAACGGTCGTTACGAAGTATGGGCCAGTTCGTACGGATCACATTTTATTTATTGCTGCTGGAGCTTTTCATATGGCAAAACCGTCAGATTTAATTCCGGAATTACAAGGGCGTTTCCCGATTCGAGTGGAGCTATCAAACCTAACAGTAGATGACTTTAAACGAATCTTAATTGAACCGAATAATGCATTAATAAAGCAATATACGGCTCTATTAGAAACAGAAGGTATAAAAGTAGAATTTTCTGACGATGCTATTCATAAGATTGCGACAATTGCAACGGATGTAAATCAAGATACAGAAAACATCGGAGCACGACGACTTCATACGTTATTAGAAAAATTGTTGGAGGATTTATCTTTCGAAGCACCAGATATTAACTTAGCAGAAATTAAAATTACACCACAGTATGTAGAAGAAAAATTAGCATCGATTGCTAAAAACAGAGATTTAAGCCAGTATATTTTGTAG
- the hslV gene encoding ATP-dependent protease subunit HslV: protein MTTHSFHATTIFAIQHNGKCAMTGDGQVTFGNAVVMKHTARKVRKIYQGKVLAGFAGSVADAFTLFEKFEGRLEEFNGNLQRAAVELAKEWRNDKVLRRLEAMLIVMNEEHLLLVSGTGEVIEPDDGILAIGSGGNYALSAGRALKKHAPNLSAKEIAVAALETAGEICVYTNDQIVIEEL from the coding sequence ATGACAACTCACTCTTTTCATGCGACAACGATTTTTGCGATTCAACATAACGGGAAATGTGCGATGACAGGCGACGGCCAAGTGACATTCGGTAATGCCGTTGTCATGAAGCATACAGCTCGAAAAGTCCGTAAGATTTATCAGGGGAAAGTATTAGCTGGTTTTGCTGGTTCCGTTGCGGACGCTTTTACTTTATTTGAAAAATTCGAAGGTCGATTAGAAGAGTTTAACGGGAACCTGCAAAGAGCAGCTGTAGAATTAGCAAAAGAATGGCGAAATGATAAAGTGTTACGACGTCTTGAAGCGATGTTAATCGTAATGAATGAAGAGCACTTATTGCTTGTATCAGGGACAGGAGAAGTTATTGAGCCTGATGATGGTATTTTAGCAATAGGTTCAGGTGGAAATTATGCTTTATCTGCTGGTCGAGCATTAAAAAAACATGCTCCAAACTTATCTGCTAAAGAAATTGCTGTAGCAGCGCTTGAAACAGCAGGAGAAATTTGTGTGTATACAAATGACCAAATCGTTATTGAAGAATTGTAA